A section of the Candidatus Dormiibacterota bacterium genome encodes:
- a CDS encoding diguanylate cyclase, whose translation MPFLEPLLALAVLAGAALALLTAGLAGFRLAKHRASPQRAALKVISELTPDGLKQKAPASADKLARAALARLWALTEPVMTRQRQLLEQNGELQRRYGQARALIDLMAEFNQVMQLTAVLDRLSFGLSRFFAGDGVAIWIRASQGQFELAVKVAEEFPTSLNPHDRWVATVMAGDAGLVLPFWLDREMPCMAAPLLDAQGQRIGIVALTSRRRPAYTVEDGAFLRTVIGHAALAIQNATMYEFIDTLSRIDPLTGLHNRREFDRLLQQELASAAQSGQRLSLIMADIDHFKQVNDRFGHQEGDRALQQMARLIQQVPRRATDASFRIGGEEFAILMGDTNKAGAVDVSETLRGVTEGAKFLPSGEPMTVSLGIATFPDDGQDGATLIAAADRALYQAKADGRNRVAAA comes from the coding sequence GTGCCCTTCCTCGAGCCGCTGCTCGCCCTCGCCGTGCTGGCCGGAGCGGCCCTGGCGTTGCTGACCGCCGGGTTGGCTGGCTTTCGCCTGGCGAAGCACCGGGCTTCACCCCAGCGGGCCGCCCTCAAGGTGATCAGCGAGCTCACGCCCGACGGCCTGAAGCAGAAGGCTCCCGCCAGCGCTGACAAGCTCGCTCGGGCTGCGCTTGCCCGACTCTGGGCGCTAACCGAGCCGGTCATGACCCGCCAGCGCCAGCTCCTCGAGCAGAACGGCGAGTTACAGCGTCGTTACGGCCAGGCCCGGGCGCTGATCGACCTGATGGCCGAGTTCAACCAGGTGATGCAGCTGACGGCAGTGCTCGATCGCCTCAGCTTTGGCTTGAGCCGCTTCTTCGCCGGCGACGGTGTCGCCATCTGGATTCGGGCGTCGCAAGGACAGTTCGAGCTCGCCGTCAAGGTCGCGGAGGAGTTTCCGACCTCGCTCAACCCCCACGATCGGTGGGTCGCCACCGTCATGGCGGGCGACGCCGGCCTCGTCCTCCCCTTCTGGCTCGACCGCGAGATGCCCTGCATGGCTGCGCCACTCCTCGACGCCCAGGGACAGCGCATTGGGATCGTCGCGCTGACGTCGCGGCGGCGTCCCGCCTATACCGTTGAGGACGGGGCCTTCCTGCGGACCGTTATCGGCCACGCCGCGCTGGCGATCCAGAACGCGACCATGTACGAGTTCATCGACACGCTTTCGCGGATCGATCCGCTGACGGGGCTGCACAACCGCCGCGAATTCGATCGCTTGCTGCAGCAAGAGCTGGCCAGTGCGGCCCAGTCGGGCCAGCGCCTCTCCCTGATCATGGCCGACATCGACCACTTCAAGCAGGTCAACGACCGCTTCGGTCACCAGGAAGGCGACCGTGCGTTGCAGCAGATGGCGCGTCTCATCCAGCAGGTGCCTCGACGCGCGACCGACGCGAGTTTCCGGATCGGGGGCGAAGAGTTCGCGATCCTGATGGGCGACACGAACAAAGCGGGTGCCGTTGACGTTTCCGAGACGCTGCGCGGGGTGACCGAGGGCGCGAAATTCCTTCCGAGCGGCGAGCCAATGACCGTCAGCCTGGGCATTGCGACCTTCCCCGACGACGGCCAGGATGGGGCGACCCTCATCGCCGCCGCCGACCGCGCCTTGTATCAGGCCAAGGCTGACGGCCGTAACCGCGTCGCCGCCGCCTAA
- a CDS encoding alkaline phosphatase family protein, whose product MRKPVTKRKSTSPKKQKPAAKRRKPPTPAPTPTPTPSPSPGPRPKGPIQHVVIIVKENHAFDNYFGRFPGADGDPNLALAADPPSADHPHDHAAWLRRATGAAKEQYGQPNIPNYWRYAQQYTLCDKYFTAVAGPSTPNHLMLIAADSPIINNPHYRDPINMQPPFNLPSLPINLDKAGLTWRNYGGYAQGYITALKGSKNNVKAPQFATDAAAGKLPTVSWLYGPTGMSEHPVESVKNGQHWTAQQVDAVVKGGLWPNTVIFITWDDWGGWYDHVTPPLVEKWTDGTQFTYGTRVGCLVLSPYAKAGYISHTQHSHVSLVKFCEKTFGLPTINARDKASDDMSDCFDFNQKPLAPPGPAV is encoded by the coding sequence ATGAGGAAACCTGTTACGAAACGCAAGTCGACCTCGCCGAAAAAGCAGAAGCCGGCGGCAAAGAGGCGCAAGCCGCCGACGCCAGCGCCAACCCCGACCCCGACACCGTCACCATCGCCAGGTCCGCGTCCGAAGGGTCCAATCCAGCACGTGGTGATCATCGTCAAGGAGAACCACGCGTTCGACAACTACTTCGGACGTTTTCCCGGTGCGGACGGCGATCCCAATCTCGCGCTCGCCGCTGATCCACCTAGCGCCGATCATCCGCACGACCATGCCGCCTGGCTCAGGCGTGCCACCGGTGCCGCGAAAGAGCAGTACGGCCAGCCGAACATCCCGAACTACTGGCGCTACGCACAGCAGTACACGCTCTGCGATAAGTACTTCACCGCCGTTGCCGGTCCATCGACGCCCAACCACCTGATGCTGATCGCGGCTGACTCGCCAATCATCAACAATCCTCATTACCGCGACCCGATCAACATGCAGCCGCCATTCAACCTTCCGTCGCTCCCAATCAACCTGGACAAAGCCGGCCTCACCTGGCGCAACTACGGTGGATACGCGCAGGGCTACATCACGGCGTTGAAGGGCAGCAAGAACAATGTCAAGGCTCCGCAATTTGCGACCGATGCCGCGGCTGGAAAACTCCCAACTGTCTCGTGGCTCTACGGACCAACCGGGATGAGCGAGCACCCCGTGGAGTCGGTCAAGAATGGCCAGCACTGGACGGCACAACAGGTCGATGCGGTCGTCAAGGGTGGCCTGTGGCCCAACACCGTGATCTTCATCACCTGGGACGACTGGGGCGGTTGGTACGACCACGTCACCCCGCCGCTGGTCGAGAAATGGACGGACGGAACCCAGTTCACCTACGGGACGCGGGTCGGATGCCTGGTGCTGAGCCCCTACGCGAAGGCGGGATACATCTCACACACTCAGCACTCGCACGTCAGCCTGGTGAAGTTCTGTGAGAAGACGTTCGGCCTGCCGACGATCAATGCTCGCGACAAGGCCTCGGATGACATGTCCGACTGCTTCGATTTCAACCAGAAGCCGCTCGCGCCTCCCGGCCCCGCCGTCTAA
- a CDS encoding phosphoketolase family protein, which yields MQTGPRPAAALADGPLNEDELKKLHAYWRAANYLSVGQIYLLNNPLLREPLQVKHVKPRLLGHWGTTPGLNFLYAHMNRVIKKRDLDAIFICGPGHGGPGMVANAYLEGTYSEVYPAISRDAVGLQKLFRQFSFPGGIPSHDAPETPGSIHEGGELGYALTHAYGAAFDNPDLKVFCVIGDGEAETGPLAASWHSNKFLDPITDGAVLPILHLNGWKIANPTVLARIPESELRHLLEGYGYTPYIIAGDDPMDMHQRMAALLDLVLDQIEDIQGAARKRRRTTRPPWPMIVLRTPKGWTGPKVVDGVPVEGTWRSHQVPVDDMTKPEHLRILDEWLHSYHPEQLFDENGTLVAELGALPPTGPHRMSANPHANGGVLTQELRLPDFRDYAVKVDKPGTRFDEATTVLGQYLRDVIAKNPRNFRLMGPDETVSNRLSAVFDVTNRAWLAETLPIDDHLAPDGRVMEVLSEHLCQGWLEGYLLTGRHGLFNCYEAFIHIVDSMFNQHAKWLEVTNKISWRRPIPSFNYLLSSHVWRQDHNGFTHQDPGFIDVVLNKKPDVVRVYLAPDTNCLLSIADHCLSSKQYVNVIVAGKQRSLNYLSMDDAIVHCTRGIGIWDWASNDTGEPDVVMACAGDIPTLETLAATDLIRRHLPNLKVRVVNVVDLMKLQPEAEHPHGLSDAEFDALFTTNQPVIFAYHGYPWLIHRLTYRRKNHVNLHVRGYKEEGTTTTPFDMVMLNDLDRFHLVIDVIDRVPGLGASAGHVRQHMVDERLRHRQYTRDHGEDVPDVRDWTWPY from the coding sequence ATGCAAACCGGCCCGCGACCGGCCGCGGCGCTTGCTGACGGGCCGCTGAACGAGGACGAACTCAAGAAACTGCACGCCTACTGGCGGGCGGCCAACTACCTTTCAGTTGGCCAGATTTATCTGCTGAATAACCCGTTGTTACGCGAGCCACTCCAGGTCAAACACGTCAAACCGCGGCTGCTGGGCCACTGGGGGACCACACCGGGTCTGAATTTCCTCTACGCGCACATGAACCGGGTGATCAAGAAGCGGGACCTCGACGCGATCTTCATCTGCGGCCCCGGGCACGGCGGACCAGGGATGGTCGCGAACGCCTATCTCGAGGGCACCTACAGCGAGGTCTATCCGGCGATCAGCCGAGATGCTGTCGGCCTGCAAAAACTCTTCCGGCAATTCTCATTCCCGGGTGGCATCCCCAGTCACGACGCGCCCGAGACACCGGGATCGATCCACGAGGGGGGCGAGCTGGGGTACGCGCTCACACATGCCTACGGTGCCGCCTTCGACAACCCGGACCTCAAGGTCTTCTGCGTGATCGGGGACGGCGAAGCGGAGACTGGCCCGCTCGCGGCCAGCTGGCACTCGAACAAGTTCCTCGACCCGATCACCGATGGCGCCGTGCTACCGATCCTTCACTTGAACGGCTGGAAGATCGCAAACCCCACGGTGCTGGCGCGAATCCCGGAGAGCGAGCTGCGCCACTTGCTCGAAGGTTATGGCTATACGCCGTACATCATCGCCGGGGATGACCCGATGGATATGCATCAGCGCATGGCGGCCCTCCTCGACCTGGTCCTGGACCAGATCGAAGACATCCAGGGTGCGGCGCGGAAAAGGCGGAGGACGACGCGTCCACCGTGGCCGATGATCGTGTTGCGCACGCCCAAGGGATGGACCGGCCCCAAAGTGGTGGACGGCGTGCCGGTCGAGGGAACCTGGCGGTCGCACCAGGTCCCGGTCGACGACATGACCAAACCGGAACACCTTCGGATCCTGGACGAGTGGTTGCACAGCTACCATCCCGAGCAGCTGTTCGATGAAAACGGAACCCTGGTGGCCGAGCTGGGGGCGCTGCCACCCACGGGCCCGCACCGGATGAGCGCGAACCCGCACGCCAATGGCGGCGTGCTGACCCAGGAGCTGCGCTTGCCAGACTTCCGCGATTACGCGGTCAAGGTCGACAAGCCCGGGACCAGATTCGACGAGGCAACCACGGTCCTGGGACAGTATCTCCGCGACGTCATCGCGAAGAACCCACGGAATTTCCGCTTGATGGGGCCGGATGAAACCGTGTCGAATCGCCTCAGTGCAGTCTTCGATGTGACGAACCGCGCCTGGCTGGCCGAGACACTCCCGATCGATGACCACCTCGCGCCCGACGGCCGAGTCATGGAGGTGCTGAGTGAACACCTCTGCCAGGGGTGGCTCGAGGGCTACCTCCTGACCGGCCGACACGGTCTCTTCAATTGCTACGAAGCGTTCATCCATATCGTCGACTCGATGTTCAACCAGCATGCGAAATGGCTCGAGGTGACGAACAAGATTTCCTGGCGCCGGCCGATCCCGTCGTTCAATTACCTGCTGTCATCGCACGTCTGGCGCCAGGACCACAACGGGTTCACCCATCAGGATCCGGGCTTCATCGACGTCGTCCTCAACAAGAAGCCCGATGTCGTGCGGGTCTATTTGGCGCCCGACACCAACTGTCTGCTCTCGATCGCGGACCATTGCCTGAGCAGCAAGCAGTACGTCAACGTGATCGTGGCCGGCAAGCAGCGATCGCTGAACTACTTGTCGATGGACGACGCGATCGTCCACTGCACCCGCGGGATCGGCATCTGGGACTGGGCCAGCAACGACACTGGTGAACCCGACGTGGTGATGGCCTGTGCCGGCGACATCCCGACGCTGGAAACGCTGGCCGCCACCGACCTAATCCGCCGGCACTTGCCCAATCTGAAGGTCCGCGTCGTCAACGTGGTCGACCTGATGAAGCTCCAACCCGAAGCAGAGCATCCGCACGGCCTCTCGGACGCGGAGTTCGATGCGCTGTTTACCACCAACCAGCCGGTGATCTTCGCCTATCACGGCTATCCATGGCTGATCCACCGCCTGACGTACCGGCGGAAGAATCACGTCAACCTCCATGTGCGCGGATACAAAGAGGAGGGCACCACGACGACGCCCTTCGACATGGTGATGCTCAATGACCTTGATCGGTTCCACCTGGTGATCGACGTCATCGACCGCGTTCCTGGGCTGGGCGCGAGCGCCGGGCACGTCCGCCAGCACATGGTGGATGAGCGTCTCCGGCATCGGCAGTACACCAGGGACCACGGGGAGGACGTGCCGGACGTGCGCGACTGGACCTGGCCTTACTAA